In a genomic window of Ranitomeya imitator isolate aRanImi1 chromosome 5, aRanImi1.pri, whole genome shotgun sequence:
- the LOC138638519 gene encoding uncharacterized protein, producing MDFRAREQCWLGQIEQVFGHDGTGGAPTSSHSGDAIFESMRKMLLKRTKLWWNRMFLEQYLAKKMIPRGLRVQVVPTFPVEDLEFITGWEEACGSCSVVFMRLLIGLNTKTIEGLDKEIDLALSELRSKCSEEQLKSYEMQIDKSIEMTVKKISETQASKLTRDIRDYQTQKVYLWRKSTSQQRQIQRSVSNTSLSSNSTQSDLSTSSALTRSGVSYNRPKNRNYHPYKRYKSRNDETPRGENKKASSQP from the exons ATGGACTTTAGAGCCAGGGAGCAATGCTGGCTTGGACAGATCGAACAGGTTTTCGGACATGATGGGACGGGTGGAGCACCTACCAGTAGTCACAGTGGCGATGCAATATTTGAGTCCATGAGGAAAATGTTACTTAAACGTACAAAGTTATGGTGGAATCGGATGTTCCTGGAGCAATACTTGGCTAAAAAAATGATTCCAAGGGGTCTACGCGTCCAAGTTGTGCCAACCTTCCCTGTAGAAGATCTCGAGTTTATTACTGGATGGGAGGAGGCCTGCGGGTCATGCTCTGTAGTCTTTATGAGACTGTTAATTGGACTAAATACTAAGACCATTGAAGGTCTTGATAAGGAGATTGATTTGGCGCTATCTGAGCTGCGGAGTAAATGCTCTGAGGAACAGCTAAAGAGCTATGAAATGCAGATTGATAAATCCATTGAGATGACCGTGAAAAAAATAAGTGAGACACAGGCTTCTAAGCTAACTAGAGACATCAGAGATTATCAGACCCAGAAGGTCTATTTATGGAGGAAATCCACATCCCAACAACGTCAAATACAACGGAGTGTATCTAACACATCCTTATCATCCAATAGTACTCAGTCTGACCTCTCGACGTCATCAGCACTTACACGTTCAGGTGTCAGTTATAATAGACCGAAAAATCGTAATTATCACCCCTACAAGAGATATAAATCACGGAATGATGAAACCCCAAGGGGCGAGAATAAG AAAGCGAGCAGTCAGCCTTGA